Proteins encoded within one genomic window of Pirellulales bacterium:
- a CDS encoding YjhG/YagF family D-xylonate dehydratase yields the protein MTAPRATFRFEELVESPAAALAELKTAAPGPAGQLPLTAEMLRESPSGDLFGLTQNAGMGWSPVEMLGPQYLILSTQGGLRAEDGRPVALGYHTGHWEVGLLVREAAQELKAAGAVPFAAYCSDPCDGRTQGTTGMFDSLPYRNDAAQVLRRLIRSLPTRRGVLGVATCDKGLPAMMIALAAMHDLPCVLVPGGVTLPASDGEDAGKVQTIGVRFAQGELTLEEAATLGCRACGSPGGGCQFLGTAATAQVVAEALGLALPHSALAPSGQPVWLDMARRSARALATLDARGICTRDVLTDHSIENALAVHAAFGGSTNLLLHVPAVAFAAELRRPTVDDWARVNRAVPRLVDALPNGPMNHPTVQVFLAGGVPEVMLHLRDLGLLHLDALTVTGEPLGKNLEWWEQSERRARLRELLQTRDGVSPDDVIHSPASARQRGLTSTICFPVGNLAPEGSVIKSTAIDPAVVGADGVYRKTGPARVFTSEREAVRAIKGQTAAPVRAGDVLVLICRGPMGTGMEEIYQITSALKHLPWGREVAVLTDARFSGVSTGACIGHVGPEALAGGPIGKVREGDRIQIIIDRQRLVGSVDLVGDAEREFGPAEGTRVLLAREPRADLAADPALPLDTRLWAALQEASGGAWGGAVYDVERIVSLLARGLAAEQADERDA from the coding sequence ATGACTGCTCCGCGCGCCACTTTCCGCTTTGAAGAACTGGTCGAGTCCCCCGCCGCCGCGCTCGCCGAATTAAAGACCGCCGCGCCCGGCCCGGCCGGGCAGTTGCCGCTGACCGCCGAGATGCTGCGCGAAAGCCCCAGCGGCGACCTGTTTGGCCTGACGCAAAACGCCGGCATGGGTTGGTCCCCGGTGGAAATGCTTGGCCCGCAGTATTTGATATTGAGCACGCAAGGGGGGCTGCGCGCCGAGGACGGCCGCCCGGTGGCGCTGGGCTACCACACAGGACACTGGGAAGTGGGCCTGTTGGTGCGCGAAGCGGCGCAAGAACTCAAGGCCGCCGGCGCCGTGCCATTTGCCGCCTATTGCAGCGACCCGTGCGATGGTCGCACGCAAGGCACCACTGGCATGTTCGACAGTCTGCCGTATCGCAACGACGCCGCGCAGGTGCTGCGGCGGCTGATCCGCTCGCTGCCCACGCGCCGCGGCGTGCTCGGTGTGGCCACTTGCGACAAAGGCCTGCCCGCCATGATGATCGCCCTGGCGGCGATGCACGACCTGCCTTGCGTGCTTGTCCCCGGTGGCGTGACGCTACCGGCCAGCGACGGCGAGGACGCGGGCAAGGTGCAAACGATCGGCGTGCGCTTTGCGCAAGGGGAGCTGACCTTGGAAGAAGCCGCCACGCTCGGCTGTCGCGCGTGCGGCTCGCCGGGGGGCGGCTGCCAGTTTCTTGGCACGGCCGCCACGGCACAGGTGGTGGCCGAGGCGCTGGGGCTGGCGCTGCCTCATTCGGCGCTGGCGCCATCTGGCCAGCCTGTATGGCTCGACATGGCGCGACGCAGCGCGCGGGCGCTGGCCACGCTCGACGCGCGCGGTATTTGCACGCGCGACGTGCTCACCGACCACTCGATCGAAAATGCGCTGGCCGTGCATGCCGCGTTTGGCGGTTCGACCAATCTCTTGCTGCATGTGCCGGCAGTGGCGTTCGCCGCCGAACTGCGGCGACCCACGGTCGACGACTGGGCGCGCGTCAACCGCGCCGTGCCGCGACTGGTCGACGCGCTGCCTAACGGACCCATGAACCATCCCACGGTGCAAGTTTTCTTGGCGGGCGGCGTGCCCGAGGTGATGTTGCATCTGCGCGACTTGGGGCTGTTGCATCTCGACGCGCTGACCGTGACCGGCGAACCGCTGGGAAAGAATCTTGAATGGTGGGAACAGAGCGAGCGCCGCGCGCGGCTGCGCGAGCTTTTGCAAACGCGCGACGGCGTGTCGCCCGACGACGTGATTCACTCCCCAGCCAGTGCCCGCCAGCGCGGACTGACCAGCACCATTTGTTTTCCGGTCGGCAACCTGGCGCCCGAGGGCTCCGTCATTAAGAGCACGGCGATCGATCCGGCAGTGGTGGGCGCCGACGGTGTGTATCGCAAGACGGGCCCCGCGCGAGTCTTCACCAGCGAACGCGAGGCGGTCCGCGCGATCAAGGGACAAACGGCCGCGCCGGTGCGGGCCGGCGATGTGCTGGTGCTCATCTGCCGCGGACCAATGGGGACCGGCATGGAGGAGATCTACCAAATCACTTCGGCGCTTAAGCATTTGCCGTGGGGACGCGAGGTGGCCGTACTCACCGACGCGCGATTCTCCGGCGTGAGCACCGGCGCTTGCATCGGACATGTCGGCCCCGAGGCGCTGGCCGGCGGGCCCATCGGCAAAGTGCGCGAGGGGGATCGCATCCAAATCATCATCGACCGCCAGCGTCTGGTGGGGAGCGTCGATCTGGTGGGAGACGCCGAACGCGAGTTTGGCCCGGCCGAGGGAACGCGTGTGCTCTTGGCGCGTGAGCCGCGCGCCGATCTGGCGGCCGACCCGGCTTTGCCGCTCGATACGCGCCTGTGGGCCGCGCTGCAGGAGGCCAGCGGCGGCGCCTGGGGGGGCGCGGTGTACGACGTGGAGCGGATCGTATCGCTGCTCGCGCGCGGACTGGCCGCCGAACAAGCCGACGAGCGCGACGCATGA
- a CDS encoding tetratricopeptide repeat protein, which translates to MKARSASSAKAPRRAAPTAGALARAQSFASRRPALSYGLAFLLLLGLITALRWSVIDSPPYYDFATGVFVEASYLADSNFDYARLARDEVRWLEGGPAVYITSAIPTLVALLMKGLPSARAVLIAYHLFNFACAAAAGLLMFAILQRRIGALGAALMAALMLTAPLFSAQIDMLGMDLPMTVFALATLWLVAREQYLWAALTGAATFFVKSPGRAVSHAVAIYLVLLLVLGQRQPAATRRRLWIGLGANLLVVAVQDFLATWVSELPNSDVENWSFSKQLFGEENMLRWTPQWFPDQVAIFLLSLFACAAVTAWWLYGQRRRTWAAIADACYGQLVEFAPYVVGWIIALGVLAALALVYCLPRYFLLMLPPVYLALGQLLFWLPRWRGTAAMLVAALVLFNLANAYGRFYPKLTDAQRTGAVWERSRECLLDHASNIRAVEALLRERRGAAVVAASPFVQFLAYPRLGYVDQAIDGYTLNRYSGPHFVSGLRLPDDNPPEVVFVYVNNPFSQGAILPPQPGDEIIYHDHFASPLIVYRRRWPATMGLEERRLAYERLVLPEKALVAQGNQLAQVGAYREAIDFYRRAAATSQFDAEAQYGWGFALVKLGERAEAIARLEAVVQHDAQHAGARALLGATLAETGRYAEGLAQLQQAAQLAPTDPQPWITIGKIQQVQGQWRAAIEALARGAELALAAKQRERALATVKLALSLAQAHGETSLMPGLEALAARCRATNSISPPPQ; encoded by the coding sequence GTGAAAGCTCGCTCTGCATCCAGCGCCAAGGCGCCGCGCCGCGCCGCGCCGACGGCCGGCGCGCTGGCTCGCGCCCAGTCGTTCGCCAGTCGTCGGCCCGCATTGTCGTACGGGCTGGCCTTCTTGCTGCTCTTGGGATTGATCACCGCGCTGCGCTGGTCGGTGATCGATTCGCCTCCCTACTACGATTTTGCGACCGGCGTGTTCGTCGAGGCCAGCTATCTGGCCGATTCGAATTTCGACTATGCCCGGCTAGCGCGCGACGAAGTGCGCTGGCTCGAAGGGGGTCCCGCCGTTTACATCACCAGCGCGATACCCACGCTGGTGGCGTTGTTGATGAAGGGATTGCCGAGCGCGCGCGCGGTGCTGATCGCGTATCACCTGTTCAACTTCGCTTGCGCGGCCGCCGCCGGTCTGTTGATGTTCGCCATCTTGCAGCGCCGGATCGGCGCGCTCGGCGCCGCGCTGATGGCGGCGCTCATGTTGACCGCCCCCTTGTTCAGCGCGCAGATCGACATGCTCGGCATGGACCTGCCGATGACGGTCTTCGCGCTGGCCACTCTGTGGCTGGTGGCGCGCGAGCAATATCTGTGGGCCGCGCTCACCGGCGCGGCGACCTTCTTCGTCAAGTCGCCGGGGCGGGCCGTGTCGCACGCCGTGGCCATTTATCTGGTGCTGCTGTTGGTGCTGGGGCAGCGGCAACCGGCCGCGACGCGCCGCCGGTTGTGGATCGGTCTGGGGGCGAACCTCTTGGTCGTGGCCGTGCAGGATTTTCTCGCCACCTGGGTCAGCGAACTGCCCAACTCCGACGTGGAGAATTGGAGCTTCTCGAAGCAACTTTTTGGCGAAGAGAACATGCTGCGCTGGACGCCGCAGTGGTTTCCCGATCAGGTGGCGATCTTCCTGTTGTCGCTGTTCGCCTGCGCGGCCGTCACCGCGTGGTGGCTGTATGGCCAGCGGCGGCGAACCTGGGCGGCCATCGCCGACGCTTGTTATGGCCAATTGGTCGAGTTCGCTCCCTACGTGGTGGGCTGGATTATCGCGCTCGGCGTGTTGGCCGCGCTGGCCCTGGTGTACTGTTTGCCGCGTTACTTTCTACTGATGCTGCCCCCCGTTTATCTAGCCCTGGGGCAACTGCTGTTCTGGCTTCCGCGCTGGCGCGGGACGGCGGCGATGCTCGTGGCGGCGCTGGTGTTGTTTAACTTGGCCAACGCCTACGGCCGATTTTATCCCAAGCTCACCGACGCGCAGCGCACCGGCGCCGTATGGGAGCGCAGCCGCGAGTGCCTGTTGGATCACGCCTCGAACATCCGCGCGGTGGAGGCTCTGCTGCGCGAGCGCCGCGGCGCGGCGGTGGTGGCCGCCTCGCCCTTTGTGCAGTTCTTGGCCTATCCGCGACTGGGCTATGTCGATCAGGCCATCGACGGCTACACGCTCAATCGGTATAGCGGGCCGCATTTTGTCTCCGGCCTGCGACTGCCCGACGACAATCCCCCCGAGGTCGTCTTTGTGTATGTCAACAACCCCTTCAGCCAGGGCGCCATCCTGCCGCCGCAACCGGGGGATGAGATCATCTACCACGATCATTTTGCGTCACCCCTAATCGTCTATCGCCGGCGCTGGCCCGCCACGATGGGCCTGGAAGAGCGGCGACTGGCCTACGAGCGGCTGGTGCTGCCCGAAAAGGCGCTGGTGGCGCAAGGCAATCAATTGGCGCAGGTTGGCGCCTATCGCGAGGCGATCGACTTTTATCGCCGCGCGGCGGCAACCAGCCAGTTCGACGCCGAGGCCCAATACGGCTGGGGCTTTGCCTTGGTCAAGCTGGGCGAGCGCGCCGAGGCGATCGCGCGGCTCGAAGCCGTGGTCCAGCACGACGCCCAGCATGCCGGCGCGCGGGCGTTGCTCGGCGCCACCCTGGCCGAAACGGGGCGCTATGCGGAAGGTTTGGCCCAGCTTCAGCAGGCGGCGCAACTGGCCCCCACCGATCCGCAGCCGTGGATCACGATTGGCAAGATTCAGCAGGTGCAAGGGCAATGGCGGGCAGCGATCGAAGCCTTGGCGCGCGGCGCCGAGTTGGCGCTCGCCGCAAAGCAGCGCGAGCGCGCCCTGGCGACTGTCAAGCTAGCGCTGTCCTTGGCCCAAGCGCATGGCGAAACTTCACTAATGCCTGGTCTCGAAGCGCTAGCCGCGCGCTGCCGCGCGACCAACTCGATTTCTCCTCCCCCGCAATAA
- a CDS encoding creatininase family protein codes for MPPWKLAEATYADIKDAAYQVAVLPFGATEPHNLHLPYATDTLEADTVGALACQAASARGARVILLPTIPYGTETNQRACRLSMNLNPSTLALVIGDLVASLVGHGIRKIVLLNSHGGNDFKPVLRELAGKSPAQLFLCNWYAMLAAEQREIFADPGDHAGEMETAFALAYFPALVRKNADGSLVADDGATASTRFEAVNRGWVSITRPWHLLTTNTGSGNPHPATADKGRRFVELVVERIAQFLIELAAAPLDERFPY; via the coding sequence ATGCCACCCTGGAAGCTGGCCGAAGCCACCTACGCCGATATCAAAGACGCCGCGTACCAGGTGGCGGTGCTGCCGTTTGGCGCCACCGAACCGCACAACTTGCACCTGCCGTACGCCACCGACACGTTGGAGGCCGACACGGTGGGCGCGCTTGCCTGCCAGGCGGCCAGCGCGCGCGGCGCGCGAGTAATTCTGCTTCCGACGATACCCTATGGCACGGAGACAAATCAGCGCGCCTGCCGACTATCGATGAACCTGAACCCCTCGACCTTGGCGCTAGTGATTGGCGATCTGGTCGCGTCGCTCGTCGGCCACGGAATTCGCAAGATCGTGTTGCTCAACAGCCACGGCGGCAACGATTTCAAACCGGTCTTGCGCGAGCTGGCGGGCAAGTCGCCGGCGCAACTTTTCTTGTGCAATTGGTACGCCATGCTCGCCGCCGAGCAGCGCGAGATCTTCGCCGATCCGGGGGATCATGCCGGCGAGATGGAAACCGCCTTTGCGCTGGCCTACTTTCCCGCGCTGGTTCGCAAAAACGCCGATGGCTCGCTGGTGGCCGACGACGGCGCCACCGCCAGCACACGGTTCGAGGCGGTGAATCGCGGTTGGGTTTCGATCACCCGGCCGTGGCACTTGCTCACCACCAACACCGGCAGCGGCAATCCGCACCCGGCCACGGCCGACAAGGGGCGGCGTTTTGTCGAATTAGTGGTTGAGCGCATCGCGCAGTTTCTGATTGAATTGGCGGCGGCACCGCTCGACGAGCGCTTTCCGTATTAA
- a CDS encoding sensor histidine kinase: MAKSKRAARPAPADQTADARHQRLLERYTEIARLAGALAHEIKNPLSTIRLNMELLAEDFAESTTPRDRRALKKIEVVQRECQRLQDLLDDFLKFARVRQMRLQPADLNAEVERVFDFYRPQAAEARIELVTYFDANLPPVGLDVEAFHGALLNLVLNAQQAMPSGGQLVARTARRDDAVLLELIDTGQGMDAKTEAHIFDAFYTTKPGGSGLGLPTALKTIEAHGGAIHVASEPGRGTKFTITLPAARDGA; encoded by the coding sequence GTGGCGAAATCCAAACGCGCAGCTCGGCCCGCGCCCGCCGACCAGACGGCCGACGCGCGGCACCAGCGATTGCTCGAGCGCTACACCGAGATTGCCCGGCTGGCCGGCGCGCTGGCGCACGAAATCAAGAACCCGCTCTCCACAATTCGCCTGAACATGGAATTGTTGGCGGAGGACTTTGCCGAATCGACGACCCCGCGCGATCGCCGCGCGCTCAAGAAGATTGAGGTGGTGCAGCGCGAGTGCCAACGACTGCAAGACCTGCTCGACGACTTTCTGAAGTTCGCTCGCGTGCGCCAAATGCGCTTGCAGCCCGCCGATCTGAACGCCGAGGTCGAGCGGGTGTTCGACTTCTACCGACCACAGGCGGCGGAGGCCCGGATCGAGCTGGTGACTTACTTCGACGCCAACCTGCCGCCGGTCGGCCTGGATGTCGAGGCGTTTCACGGCGCGCTATTGAACCTGGTGCTCAACGCGCAGCAGGCGATGCCGAGCGGCGGCCAACTCGTGGCCCGCACCGCGCGCCGCGACGACGCGGTGCTCTTGGAATTGATCGACACCGGTCAAGGCATGGACGCCAAGACAGAGGCCCACATCTTCGACGCCTTTTACACGACCAAGCCGGGCGGATCGGGATTGGGGCTGCCCACCGCGCTCAAGACGATCGAGGCGCACGGCGGCGCGATCCACGTGGCGAGCGAACCGGGGCGGGGCACCAAATTCACGATCACGCTTCCCGCCGCGCGGGACGGCGCCTAG
- a CDS encoding polyribonucleotide nucleotidyltransferase encodes MKVRVEKQIGQSIFSLETGQLAKQASGAVLAQYGETVVLAAVASGPGRPGIDFFPLTCDYRERQAAAGKFPGGFLKREGRPTMKEILSARLMDRPIRPMFPDWFRDEVQIQCMVVASDRQNDADIVAMNGAAAALGVSPLPFEGPLASVRLGMVDGQFVVFPSQDQLEESDLDLIVSGNQQSVLMIEGFARELPEDRMAEAIFEAQRYIRELCQLQLELIEKCGAKKAECVIPPSDGVFDTLRSRYYDAFRAAKQTPGKHARAEAVSALKQRVVGELIPDPAAAGALSAGSVDHAWHELESKVTRDLILSGTRPDGRGSKDLRPIECEVDVLPRVHGSAIFQRGETQALITVTLGTQRDEQRVDGLFEEYSKKFMLDYYFPSYSVGEVRPIRGPGRREIGHGALAERSVNPVLPAADAFPYTMRVISDITESNGSSSMASVCGATLGLMAAGVPISNPVAGISIGLVKENDDKWTLLTDIIGDEDHFGDMDFKVAGTQNGITGIQLDLKIKGIHEGIIRGTLTQAREARMEILRKMLSAISRPKAEISPWAPRLLRTKIDPDKIGLLIGPGGKTIRGIQETTGATIEVDDDGVVVISSNDAEAAQAALKRVEALTETVQVGKIYEGRISSLKDFGAFIEILPGKDGLCHISELSDQYVNSVHDICKVGDIMNVKVIAIDEQDRVKLSRRVVILEENGELPYDEEGQMPAREDQPRERAEHGDRGGDRGGDRGRGGDRGGDRGGDRGRGRGGDRGRGGDRGGRR; translated from the coding sequence GTGAAAGTACGCGTCGAAAAACAAATCGGGCAAAGCATCTTCTCTCTCGAAACCGGACAGCTCGCCAAGCAGGCGTCGGGCGCGGTTCTGGCTCAGTACGGCGAAACCGTCGTCCTCGCCGCGGTCGCCTCCGGCCCTGGCCGGCCGGGCATCGACTTCTTCCCGCTCACCTGCGACTATCGCGAGCGGCAGGCCGCCGCGGGCAAATTTCCGGGCGGGTTCCTCAAACGCGAGGGACGCCCCACGATGAAGGAGATTCTCTCCGCGCGATTGATGGATCGCCCGATCCGGCCGATGTTCCCCGATTGGTTCCGCGATGAGGTGCAGATTCAGTGCATGGTGGTCGCCAGCGATCGCCAGAACGACGCGGACATCGTGGCCATGAACGGCGCGGCCGCCGCGCTCGGCGTTTCGCCGCTGCCGTTCGAAGGCCCCTTGGCCTCGGTGCGGTTGGGCATGGTCGATGGCCAGTTCGTCGTCTTCCCCTCGCAAGATCAACTGGAAGAAAGCGACCTCGATCTGATCGTCTCCGGCAACCAGCAATCGGTGCTGATGATCGAGGGCTTTGCCCGCGAACTGCCGGAAGATCGCATGGCCGAGGCGATTTTCGAGGCGCAGCGTTACATTCGCGAGTTGTGCCAGTTGCAGCTAGAGCTGATTGAAAAATGCGGCGCCAAGAAGGCTGAATGCGTGATTCCGCCGTCGGACGGCGTCTTCGACACCCTGCGGTCGCGTTATTACGACGCCTTCCGCGCGGCCAAGCAAACGCCGGGCAAGCACGCCCGCGCCGAAGCGGTGAGCGCGCTCAAGCAGCGGGTGGTGGGCGAACTGATCCCCGACCCGGCCGCGGCTGGCGCCTTGAGCGCCGGCAGCGTTGATCACGCCTGGCATGAGCTAGAGAGCAAAGTCACCCGCGATTTGATCCTGAGCGGCACGCGCCCCGATGGCCGCGGCAGCAAGGATTTGCGGCCGATCGAGTGCGAGGTGGACGTGCTGCCGCGCGTTCACGGCTCGGCCATCTTCCAGCGTGGCGAAACGCAGGCCCTCATCACCGTGACGCTCGGCACCCAGCGCGACGAGCAGCGCGTGGATGGGCTGTTCGAGGAATACTCGAAGAAGTTCATGCTCGACTACTACTTTCCCTCCTACTCGGTGGGCGAAGTGCGGCCGATTCGTGGTCCTGGTCGGCGCGAGATTGGCCACGGCGCCTTGGCCGAACGCAGCGTGAATCCGGTGTTGCCGGCCGCCGACGCGTTCCCCTACACCATGCGCGTCATTTCCGACATCACCGAGTCGAACGGCTCCAGCTCCATGGCCAGCGTCTGCGGCGCCACCTTGGGACTGATGGCGGCCGGCGTGCCGATCAGCAATCCGGTGGCCGGCATCTCGATCGGTCTGGTCAAGGAAAACGACGACAAGTGGACCTTGCTCACCGACATCATCGGCGACGAGGACCACTTTGGCGACATGGACTTCAAAGTCGCCGGCACGCAGAACGGCATCACCGGCATCCAGCTCGATCTGAAGATCAAAGGCATCCACGAAGGGATCATTCGCGGCACGCTCACGCAGGCCCGCGAAGCCCGCATGGAAATCTTGCGCAAGATGCTCAGCGCCATCTCGCGTCCCAAGGCCGAGATTTCTCCCTGGGCTCCGCGGCTGCTGCGCACCAAGATCGACCCCGACAAGATTGGCCTGTTGATTGGCCCGGGCGGCAAGACGATCCGCGGCATCCAAGAGACGACCGGCGCCACGATCGAAGTGGACGACGACGGCGTGGTGGTCATCTCCAGCAACGACGCCGAAGCGGCGCAGGCCGCGCTCAAGCGGGTCGAGGCGCTCACCGAGACGGTGCAGGTCGGCAAGATCTACGAGGGCCGCATCAGCAGCCTCAAGGATTTTGGCGCCTTCATCGAGATTTTGCCCGGCAAGGATGGCCTGTGCCACATCAGCGAGCTGTCGGACCAGTACGTCAACAGCGTGCACGACATCTGCAAGGTGGGCGACATCATGAACGTCAAGGTCATCGCCATCGACGAGCAGGATCGCGTCAAGCTGAGCCGCCGCGTCGTCATCCTTGAAGAGAACGGCGAGTTGCCGTACGACGAGGAAGGGCAGATGCCGGCGCGCGAAGATCAACCGCGCGAGCGCGCCGAACATGGCGACCGGGGCGGTGATCGCGGGGGCGACCGCGGACGTGGCGGCGATCGCGGGGGAGATCGGGGCGGCGACCGGGGACGTGGTCGCGGCGGAGATCGTGGCCGTGGCGGCGATCGCGGCGGCCGGCGCTAA
- a CDS encoding 4'-phosphopantetheinyl transferase superfamily protein, with protein sequence MTLRLPLPTDHVDLWHASVNESGTPARLAQYRDLMEPHERAQADRFVFDKDRQEYTVARALVRTMLSRYLDRAPADWRFEKNRYGRPEIIPAPGEPRLRFNLTHTRGLVAVAVVLERDIGVDAENLTRRDVGPSVADRYFSPSEVAELATVTSDARQRRFLEYWTLKESYIKARGMGLSLPLEQFSFHLSASNPTISFDPRLVDEPAAWQFRQFWLPEHLLAVALRRESGADTEVRVRGVTPLMD encoded by the coding sequence ATGACCCTCCGCCTACCACTGCCGACCGATCATGTTGACCTGTGGCACGCCTCGGTCAACGAGTCGGGCACGCCCGCGCGCCTGGCGCAATACCGCGACCTGATGGAGCCGCACGAGCGGGCGCAGGCCGATCGCTTTGTCTTCGACAAGGATCGACAAGAGTACACCGTGGCGCGGGCGCTGGTGCGGACCATGCTGTCGCGCTATCTCGATCGCGCGCCGGCCGATTGGCGCTTCGAAAAGAACCGCTACGGGCGGCCCGAGATCATTCCCGCGCCGGGCGAGCCGCGCTTGCGCTTCAACCTGACGCATACGCGTGGGCTGGTGGCGGTGGCGGTGGTGCTGGAGCGCGATATTGGCGTCGACGCCGAGAACCTCACGCGCCGCGATGTGGGGCCGTCGGTGGCCGACCGCTATTTTTCTCCCAGCGAAGTGGCTGAACTGGCGACCGTGACGAGCGACGCTCGGCAGCGCCGTTTTCTCGAATATTGGACGCTCAAAGAGTCGTACATCAAGGCGCGCGGCATGGGGCTGTCGTTGCCGCTGGAACAGTTCTCATTTCACCTGTCCGCCAGCAACCCCACCATTTCATTCGACCCGCGCTTAGTCGATGAACCCGCGGCGTGGCAGTTTCGCCAATTCTGGCTGCCCGAGCATTTGCTGGCGGTGGCGCTGCGCCGGGAGTCGGGCGCGGATACTGAAGTTCGCGTGCGCGGCGTGACGCCGCTGATGGATTAG
- a CDS encoding alpha/beta fold hydrolase — translation MPQEKPRYLKLADGRVGLRRFRDDSASGPRLVCFPYAGGQSLAFRGLDEHLPPHWELWGLDPPGHGWAPGVALDSVETLVDLYLNNLPRELLVGAVLYGHSLGGCVAFELARRLIAAGAAPRALVLGGTRPPGHLAEYESFLGLDDATLLATLIKIGGVPAEWANEPEVFDMFKDTLLADFRAFESFTIRAPLVGLPVLAIGGTQDDVCRTQHLFDWLRLSDNCRIEFVEGRHMFVQTNPLGVARLVIDFVDRLQPDRWASGR, via the coding sequence ATGCCGCAAGAAAAGCCCCGCTATCTCAAACTGGCCGATGGCCGCGTTGGCCTGCGCCGCTTTCGCGACGACAGCGCTAGCGGCCCGCGACTGGTCTGCTTTCCCTATGCGGGCGGACAATCGCTCGCGTTTCGCGGACTCGACGAACACTTGCCCCCTCACTGGGAACTGTGGGGGCTCGATCCGCCCGGCCACGGCTGGGCGCCGGGTGTCGCGCTCGACAGCGTGGAGACACTGGTCGATTTGTATCTCAACAACTTGCCGCGCGAACTGCTCGTCGGCGCCGTGCTGTATGGCCACAGCCTCGGGGGCTGCGTCGCATTTGAACTGGCGCGGCGGCTGATCGCTGCCGGCGCCGCACCGCGAGCACTGGTGCTCGGCGGAACTCGGCCCCCGGGCCATCTGGCCGAATATGAGTCGTTTTTGGGCCTCGACGACGCCACGCTCTTGGCCACACTCATCAAAATCGGCGGTGTGCCCGCCGAGTGGGCCAACGAACCCGAGGTGTTCGACATGTTCAAAGACACCTTGCTGGCCGATTTTCGCGCCTTCGAGTCGTTCACGATTCGCGCGCCGCTGGTCGGGTTGCCCGTACTGGCGATTGGCGGAACGCAAGACGATGTCTGCCGGACTCAGCACCTGTTCGACTGGCTGCGCCTGAGCGACAACTGCCGCATCGAATTTGTCGAAGGTCGGCACATGTTCGTGCAAACCAATCCGCTTGGCGTCGCGCGGCTCGTGATCGACTTTGTCGACCGATTACAACCAGACCGCTGGGCCAGCGGACGATGA
- a CDS encoding PaaI family thioesterase: MTLEPFSKQGVLDFANALPFFNLIGLKIVDVGDGYSKAEITYRNDLCQPAGILHGGMIATLVDTGIAHALLMTDAFRRNSEVGGTMVSVDLRIKYFRPVSEGIITCVSKIPRLGRHIIHGESIVTSADGKEVARGDSIYMMVVPEQLRAK; this comes from the coding sequence ATGACGCTAGAACCCTTCAGCAAACAAGGTGTGCTCGACTTTGCGAACGCGCTGCCGTTCTTCAATCTGATTGGCCTCAAGATCGTCGATGTCGGCGATGGCTACTCCAAGGCCGAGATCACCTATCGCAATGACCTGTGCCAGCCGGCCGGCATTCTGCATGGCGGCATGATCGCCACGCTGGTCGACACCGGCATCGCCCACGCGCTGCTCATGACCGACGCCTTTCGCCGCAACTCAGAAGTCGGCGGCACGATGGTTTCGGTCGATCTGCGGATCAAATACTTTCGCCCCGTTTCCGAAGGCATCATCACCTGCGTATCGAAGATTCCGCGGTTGGGGCGGCACATCATTCATGGCGAGAGCATCGTAACCAGCGCCGACGGCAAGGAGGTCGCCCGCGGCGATTCGATTTACATGATGGTCGTGCCGGAGCAATTGCGGGCAAAGTAG